A genomic window from Lotus japonicus ecotype B-129 chromosome 1, LjGifu_v1.2 includes:
- the LOC130728181 gene encoding uncharacterized protein LOC130728181, which translates to MLTDPFFGSSKEAENPDLDGVAQEAISSLLRVGCLFAKFSKDSIPAAEVEELRQKAESYRFATLEAYGERDKLLTQVEAKVITLNNLVIEMCGREDDLSASEGRVEELEDEVDDMQKELDARAQAIVVNKEACIAKDKELASLRDELASSSEALDTVRAQLEVKDRAIAEAKARASSDVKALRTILEIEAVAEAVEERDRGFFLAKAQVQHLYKGLDLSGMGAFKRVTPEGLVGPNEPQTSTRSTFWLLKMQEKKKTLIQPDYLYLFPLTFFVIIIAQ; encoded by the coding sequence ATGCTGACCGATCCTTTCTTTGGGAGTTCAAAGGAGGCAGAAAATCCCGATCTTGACGGCGTGGCCCAAGAAGCCATCTCGAGCCTTCTTCGCGTCGGATGTCTATTTGCTAAGTTTTCCAAAGATTCGATCCCCGCCGCCGAAGTCGAAGAGCTCCGCCAGAAAGCGGAGAGTTATCGCTTTGCCACGCTCGAGGCGTACGGCGAGCGTGACAAGCTTTTAACTCAGGTGGAGGCCAAGGTAATCACGCTGAACAATTTGGTCATTGAGATGTGTGGTCGCGAAGATGATTTGTCCGCCAGTGAAGGGAGGGTGGAAGAGCTGGAAGATGAGGTTGATGACATGCAGAAAGAATTGGATGCGAGGGCCCAAGCAATCGTCGTGAATAAGGAAGCTTGCATCGCCAAGGATAAGGAGCTTGCGTCTTTGCGTGATGAATTAGCGTCGTCAAGCGAGGCCCTTGACACGGTGAGAGCCCAGTTGGAAGTGAAAGACAGAGCCATCGCGGAAGCGAAGGCCCGGGCATCCTCCGACGTAAAAGCTCTTAGGACGATACTAGAGATTGAAGCCGTTGCTGAGGCCGTGGAAGAACGCGACCGCGGTTTCTTCCTTGCTAAAGCCCAGGTCCAGCATCTTTATAAAGGACTAGACCTTAGTGGGATGGGGGCCTTCAAGAGAGTTACCCCCGAGGGTTTGGTCGGCCCTAACGAACCCCAGACTTCAACGCGGAGTACTTTTTGGCTGCTGAAAAtgcaagagaaaaagaaaacattaaTTCAGCCTGACTATTTGTATTTATTCCCCCTTACCTtttttgtaattattattgCCCAGTGA